Proteins encoded within one genomic window of Halorussus salilacus:
- a CDS encoding phosphopantetheine adenylyltransferase, with product MKVALGGTFDPVHDGHRALFERAFELGDVTVGLTSDELAPKTRHVDRYVRPFDERKRDLESELADFADEYDREFEVRELTEPTGIATESQFDALVVSPETTDGAERINEIRTERGHAPLEIEVVPHVHAEDGDIISSTRIVQGEIDEHGELTPDREGRSAEYR from the coding sequence ATGAAGGTTGCCCTGGGCGGGACCTTCGACCCGGTCCACGACGGCCACCGCGCGCTGTTCGAGCGCGCGTTCGAACTCGGGGACGTGACGGTCGGGCTCACCAGCGACGAACTCGCGCCGAAGACCCGCCATGTGGACCGGTACGTCCGCCCGTTCGACGAGCGAAAGCGGGACCTCGAATCCGAGCTCGCCGATTTCGCCGACGAGTACGACCGGGAGTTCGAGGTGCGAGAGCTCACCGAGCCGACCGGCATCGCCACCGAATCCCAGTTCGACGCGCTCGTGGTCTCCCCGGAGACGACCGACGGGGCCGAACGCATCAACGAGATTCGCACCGAGCGCGGCCACGCTCCCCTCGAAATCGAGGTCGTCCCGCACGTCCACGCCGAGGACGGCGACATCATCTCCAGCACCCGCATCGTCCAGGGCGAGATCGACGAACACGGCGAGCTCACCCCCGACCGCGAGGGCCGAAGCGCCGAGTACCGGTAG
- a CDS encoding glutamate--cysteine ligase: MDSGSATNFTEMGTLGIEEEFFVVDDRGRPTAGTDELVYERDPPEILEGRLDHELFKFVIETQTPKIERPADARESLLAVRNALVDHAEAGGYRIAAAGLHPAAKWRELEHAEKPRYRAQLDRIQYPQHRNTTAGLHVHVGVDDADKAVWVANEIRWYLPVMLALSANSPYWNGHDTGLQSARAKIFEALPNTGMPTCFDSYEDFEAFEETMLRTDSINDRGELWYDVRPHTGHGTVEVRTPDGQADPERVLAFAEYARALVVDLAERYEDSADPWSAYRSGRRPRRGDPAYRHRRELLDENKWRAMRYGREASFIRRDREGTVELGEVVDRECDRLGVSGIREVYEAESGADRQRRIRDEEGVEALYESLLLDGE; encoded by the coding sequence ATGGACTCGGGTTCGGCTACCAACTTCACGGAGATGGGCACGCTGGGCATCGAAGAGGAGTTCTTCGTCGTCGACGACCGGGGCCGCCCGACCGCGGGAACCGACGAACTCGTCTACGAGCGCGACCCGCCCGAGATACTGGAGGGACGGCTCGACCACGAGCTGTTCAAGTTCGTCATCGAGACCCAGACCCCGAAGATCGAGCGACCCGCGGACGCCCGCGAGAGCCTGCTCGCGGTCAGGAACGCGCTGGTCGACCACGCCGAAGCGGGCGGCTACCGAATCGCGGCCGCGGGGCTCCACCCCGCCGCGAAGTGGCGCGAACTCGAACACGCCGAGAAGCCCCGGTACCGCGCGCAGTTGGACCGCATCCAGTATCCCCAGCATCGGAACACGACCGCGGGCCTGCACGTCCACGTCGGCGTCGACGACGCCGACAAGGCGGTCTGGGTCGCCAACGAGATACGGTGGTACCTCCCCGTGATGCTCGCGCTGTCGGCGAACTCCCCGTACTGGAACGGCCACGACACCGGCCTCCAGTCGGCGCGGGCCAAGATATTCGAGGCGCTCCCGAACACCGGGATGCCGACCTGCTTCGACTCCTACGAGGACTTCGAGGCGTTCGAGGAGACGATGCTCCGGACCGACTCGATAAACGACCGGGGCGAACTCTGGTACGACGTGCGCCCTCACACCGGCCACGGCACGGTCGAGGTCCGGACGCCGGACGGACAGGCCGACCCCGAGCGCGTGCTGGCGTTCGCGGAGTACGCCCGAGCGCTCGTGGTGGACCTCGCCGAGCGGTACGAGGACAGCGCCGACCCGTGGTCGGCGTACCGGAGCGGGCGACGCCCGCGGAGGGGCGATCCGGCGTATCGCCACCGCCGCGAACTCCTCGACGAGAACAAGTGGCGCGCGATGCGGTACGGCCGCGAGGCCTCGTTCATCCGCCGGGACCGCGAGGGGACGGTAGAACTGGGCGAGGTCGTCGACCGCGAGTGCGACCGACTCGGGGTTTCCGGCATCCGGGAGGTCTACGAGGCCGAGAGCGGTGCCGACCGCCAGCGCCGGATTCGCGACGAGGAGGGCGTCGAGGCGCTCTACGAGTCGCTACTGCTCGACGGCGAGTGA
- the dacZ gene encoding diadenylate cyclase DacZ, with amino-acid sequence MVDVSELLGDIVEDADAIFLFSPSGSYYDRFADLDADADLVVVGPENTVGADSFVELPLEFDGVRDRIKFGIEGAMEQDLVEDGDVVVCTTNLFEEGTDTVTRARASESMQSGVYDLFANSRADPGVIRDVFDVAVELGKKGQKGKPVGALFVVGDAGKVMNKSRPLSYNPFEKSHVHVGDPIVNVMLKEFSRLDGAFVISDAGKIVSAYRYLEPSAEGVDIPKGLGARHMAAGSITRETNATAIVLSESDGMVRAFKGGELILELDPEEY; translated from the coding sequence ATGGTTGACGTGAGCGAACTCTTGGGGGACATCGTCGAAGACGCCGACGCGATCTTTCTGTTCTCGCCGAGCGGCTCCTACTACGACCGATTCGCCGACCTCGACGCCGACGCCGACCTCGTTGTCGTCGGGCCGGAGAACACCGTCGGAGCCGATTCGTTCGTCGAACTCCCGCTGGAGTTCGACGGCGTGCGCGACCGCATCAAGTTCGGCATCGAGGGCGCGATGGAGCAGGACCTGGTCGAGGACGGCGACGTTGTCGTCTGCACCACGAACCTGTTCGAGGAGGGCACCGACACGGTCACGCGGGCCCGGGCCAGCGAGTCGATGCAGTCGGGCGTCTACGACCTGTTCGCCAACTCCCGGGCCGACCCCGGGGTCATCCGCGACGTGTTCGACGTGGCCGTCGAACTCGGCAAGAAGGGCCAGAAGGGCAAGCCGGTCGGCGCGCTGTTCGTCGTCGGCGACGCGGGCAAGGTCATGAACAAGTCCCGGCCGCTGAGCTACAACCCCTTCGAGAAGTCCCACGTCCACGTCGGCGACCCCATCGTGAACGTGATGCTCAAGGAGTTCTCGCGGCTCGACGGCGCGTTCGTCATCAGCGACGCGGGCAAGATCGTCTCGGCGTACCGCTACCTCGAACCCTCCGCCGAGGGCGTCGACATCCCGAAGGGGCTCGGCGCGCGCCACATGGCCGCCGGGTCGATCACCCGCGAGACGAACGCGACCGCCATCGTCCTGAGCGAGAGCGACGGGATGGTCCGGGCGTTCAAGGGCGGTGAACTGATCCTCGAACTCGACCCGGAGGAGTACTGA
- a CDS encoding methylated-DNA--[protein]-cysteine S-methyltransferase — protein sequence MNVEVRGHEFDIEAERIDAPGDEIREQIREYAAGDRRAFDLPVAVPDDFTGEVMVAMRSIPYGETRTYGELAGQLNTAPVAVGGACGRNPVPIVVPCHRVVGAGSLGGYSASGGLDAKERLLALEGALD from the coding sequence ATGAACGTCGAGGTCCGCGGCCACGAGTTCGATATCGAGGCGGAGCGAATCGACGCGCCGGGGGACGAGATACGCGAGCAAATCCGCGAGTACGCCGCGGGCGACCGCCGGGCGTTCGACCTCCCGGTCGCCGTCCCCGACGACTTCACGGGCGAGGTGATGGTGGCCATGCGCTCGATTCCGTACGGCGAGACCCGGACCTACGGCGAACTCGCTGGCCAACTCAACACCGCGCCGGTCGCGGTCGGCGGCGCGTGCGGCCGCAATCCCGTGCCGATAGTCGTCCCGTGCCACCGCGTGGTCGGCGCGGGGTCGCTCGGCGGCTACTCGGCCTCGGGCGGTCTCGACGCCAAGGAGCGACTGCTCGCGCTCGAAGGCGCGCTCGACTAG
- a CDS encoding acyltransferase, giving the protein MTDERRHDRLTHHATPGRWNSLRSWPDAKSPLRVALNYLVIVLARISPSLRLKNYLLRSIGVTVGEGVSWGLESTPDVFWPELVTVEDHAIVGYDATILCHEFLQEEYRTGEVVVGERAMVGAGAILLPGVTVGEGASVAANSLVTRDVPPGETVAGVPAKPMGGEESPD; this is encoded by the coding sequence GTGACCGACGAGCGCCGACACGACCGACTCACGCACCACGCCACGCCCGGCCGGTGGAACTCCCTCCGGTCGTGGCCCGACGCCAAGTCCCCGCTGCGGGTCGCGCTGAACTACCTCGTCATCGTCCTCGCGCGAATCTCACCGAGTCTTCGACTCAAGAACTACCTCCTGCGGAGCATCGGCGTGACGGTCGGCGAGGGGGTCTCGTGGGGCCTCGAATCCACGCCCGACGTGTTCTGGCCCGAACTCGTCACCGTGGAGGACCACGCCATCGTCGGCTACGACGCCACCATCCTGTGTCACGAGTTCCTGCAGGAGGAGTACCGGACCGGCGAGGTCGTGGTCGGCGAGCGCGCGATGGTCGGCGCGGGCGCGATACTCCTTCCCGGCGTGACGGTCGGCGAGGGCGCGAGCGTGGCGGCGAACTCGCTTGTGACCCGCGACGTGCCGCCCGGCGAGACTGTCGCGGGCGTGCCCGCGAAGCCGATGGGCGGCGAGGAGTCGCCGGACTGA
- a CDS encoding NOP5/NOP56 family protein encodes MTDDTDRPAESAGWFAGVAPDDPESGAARIREGRADAPADWPERAVEAGFADDEADYYAKLHEAAVRASRSAAAERERADDQQLVHAVRAMDDATAQANELAERVAEWAGSRYPDAGTGVEYARELSARDPSSPVDERLVSLAGRVADLADEADRLRAFIERETPEVAPNLAAMAGPVLAARLISLAGGLDALAKQPAGTVQVLGAEDSLFAHLRGHAPSPKHGVIFTHEYVRGTRPEKRGSAARAFAGKLAIAARIDHYSGERKPQLDEELRERIDRIRNGGGDAE; translated from the coding sequence ATGACCGACGACACAGACCGTCCGGCCGAGAGCGCCGGGTGGTTCGCGGGGGTCGCACCCGACGACCCCGAGTCCGGCGCGGCCCGGATTCGGGAGGGCCGGGCAGACGCCCCGGCCGACTGGCCCGAGCGCGCCGTCGAGGCGGGGTTCGCCGACGACGAGGCCGACTACTACGCGAAGCTCCACGAGGCCGCGGTCCGCGCGTCGCGCTCGGCCGCGGCCGAGCGCGAGCGCGCCGACGACCAACAGCTCGTCCACGCGGTCCGCGCGATGGACGACGCGACCGCCCAAGCCAACGAACTCGCCGAGCGGGTCGCCGAGTGGGCGGGGAGCCGGTACCCCGACGCGGGGACCGGCGTCGAGTACGCCCGCGAACTCTCGGCGCGCGACCCGTCCTCGCCGGTCGACGAGCGACTCGTCTCGCTGGCGGGTCGGGTCGCCGACCTCGCCGACGAGGCCGACCGGCTCCGGGCGTTCATCGAGCGCGAGACGCCCGAGGTCGCGCCCAACCTCGCCGCGATGGCCGGGCCGGTACTCGCCGCGCGGCTGATCTCGCTCGCGGGCGGGCTGGACGCGCTCGCCAAACAGCCCGCGGGGACCGTGCAGGTCCTCGGCGCGGAGGACTCGCTGTTCGCTCACCTCAGGGGCCACGCGCCCTCGCCGAAACACGGCGTCATCTTCACCCACGAGTACGTCCGGGGGACCCGGCCCGAGAAGCGCGGGTCGGCCGCCCGCGCCTTCGCCGGAAAGCTCGCCATCGCGGCGCGAATCGACCACTACTCCGGCGAGCGAAAGCCCCAACTGGACGAGGAGCTACGCGAGCGAATCGACCGGATTCGCAACGGCGGGGGTGACGCCGAATGA
- a CDS encoding M23 family metallopeptidase, with amino-acid sequence MREKYDRRTFLKATATGIAGTAAMSGSVSAHSVGLPCYTNTDLNIREGPGTDYAVKRTALENTGMLVVDGPVESDGYTWWKFRVNGDANDPNRYTGWAVQQYAPAADFGYGSYDYITATHGDGRDHSGVDMAHTDGGSREITAARGGTVSHTGEISGYGNTVIVDHEGAWDTLYAHLSEYEVSQGESVDRRQLIGWTGDTGNSTGIHLHQEVRYDGTPQTWPATDDVYLWADSGIPKSFL; translated from the coding sequence ATGAGAGAGAAATACGACCGCCGAACGTTTCTGAAGGCAACGGCAACAGGAATCGCGGGCACCGCGGCGATGTCGGGCTCCGTGTCGGCCCACAGCGTCGGCCTCCCGTGCTACACGAACACCGACCTGAACATCCGCGAGGGGCCGGGGACCGACTACGCGGTCAAGCGGACGGCGCTGGAGAACACCGGGATGCTCGTCGTCGACGGCCCGGTCGAGAGCGACGGCTACACTTGGTGGAAGTTCCGGGTCAACGGCGACGCCAACGACCCGAACCGCTACACCGGGTGGGCGGTCCAGCAGTACGCGCCCGCCGCCGACTTCGGCTACGGGTCGTACGACTACATCACCGCGACCCACGGCGACGGACGCGACCACTCCGGCGTCGACATGGCCCACACCGACGGCGGGAGCCGAGAGATCACCGCGGCTCGCGGCGGCACCGTCTCGCACACCGGGGAGATCAGCGGCTACGGCAACACCGTCATCGTCGACCACGAAGGCGCGTGGGACACGCTGTACGCCCACCTCTCGGAGTACGAGGTGTCGCAGGGCGAGAGCGTCGACCGGCGTCAGCTCATCGGCTGGACCGGCGACACGGGCAACTCCACCGGCATCCACCTCCATCAGGAGGTCCGGTACGACGGCACGCCCCAGACGTGGCCCGCGACCGACGACGTGTACCTCTGGGCCGACTCGGGCATCCCGAAGTCGTTCCTCTGA
- a CDS encoding fibrillarin-like rRNA/tRNA 2'-O-methyltransferase, with amino-acid sequence MSADLPAGVEYREFDGRERLATRGEPVYGEPTDEGWRLWDAGRSKLAAMLERGMATGLAGGETVLYLGAASGTTAGHVADFAGATYAVEFAPRPVRDLVGVAEDRGNLFPLLKDARKPDTYAHVVESDVDAIVQDVATRGQARVAVRNAKFLREDGRLLAAIKARSEDVTRDPDDVFEDALDDLREAYEVLETERLEPYHDDHLGVVARPR; translated from the coding sequence ATGAGCGCCGACCTCCCCGCTGGCGTCGAGTACCGCGAGTTCGACGGCCGCGAGCGACTCGCGACCCGCGGCGAACCCGTCTACGGCGAACCCACCGACGAGGGGTGGCGGCTGTGGGACGCCGGACGCTCGAAACTCGCGGCGATGCTCGAACGCGGGATGGCGACCGGCCTCGCGGGCGGCGAGACCGTCCTCTACCTCGGGGCGGCGAGCGGAACGACCGCGGGCCACGTCGCCGACTTCGCCGGGGCGACCTACGCCGTGGAGTTCGCGCCCCGGCCGGTCCGGGACCTCGTCGGGGTCGCCGAGGACCGCGGGAACCTCTTTCCCCTGCTGAAGGACGCGCGCAAGCCCGACACCTACGCCCACGTCGTGGAGTCGGACGTGGACGCCATCGTGCAGGACGTCGCGACCCGCGGGCAGGCCCGGGTCGCGGTCCGGAACGCGAAGTTCCTCCGCGAGGACGGTCGCCTGCTGGCGGCCATCAAGGCCCGGAGCGAGGACGTGACCCGCGACCCCGACGACGTGTTCGAGGACGCGCTCGACGACCTGCGCGAGGCCTACGAGGTGCTGGAGACCGAGCGACTCGAACCGTACCACGACGACCACCTCGGCGTGGTGGCCCGACCGCGCTGA
- a CDS encoding transcription initiation factor IIB family protein, whose protein sequence is MYRARDHVQNERWLAELQRTADRLDLDTEARSRATDLFLSTVTEWDDDDNDDSKRAVVAASLYAGSLIEGDQRSQGAVADAAGVARLTIQQRWKDLLERAGLQPPSW, encoded by the coding sequence GTGTATCGGGCACGCGATCACGTCCAGAACGAACGGTGGCTCGCCGAACTCCAGCGGACCGCCGACCGACTCGACCTCGACACCGAGGCCCGCTCGCGGGCGACCGACCTCTTTCTCTCGACGGTCACCGAGTGGGACGACGACGACAACGACGACTCGAAGCGCGCGGTCGTCGCGGCCAGCCTCTACGCGGGGTCGCTCATCGAGGGCGACCAGCGCTCGCAGGGCGCGGTCGCAGACGCCGCGGGGGTCGCGCGACTCACCATCCAGCAGCGCTGGAAGGACCTCCTCGAACGCGCGGGACTCCAACCGCCGTCGTGGTAG
- the paaE gene encoding 1,2-phenylacetyl-CoA epoxidase subunit PaaE, with translation MRRLDPSVDTTGETEGAECPYCESTDTEREHPKGPSLCRSMHYCNACEQPFEKFE, from the coding sequence ATGAGACGACTCGACCCCAGCGTAGATACGACCGGCGAGACCGAGGGCGCGGAGTGCCCCTACTGCGAGTCGACCGATACCGAGCGCGAGCACCCCAAGGGACCGTCGCTGTGCCGTTCGATGCACTACTGCAACGCGTGCGAACAGCCGTTCGAGAAGTTCGAGTGA
- a CDS encoding helix-turn-helix domain-containing protein gives MSGENADDERDDVNVEDDTVEETEIDDVDEDVSVEEEISVDDEGVTEEVAVEESGDEKLTVEQDLPVEEGRERLSKGRERLEEEADKAVDQFDQGIVDLLSWVLDTDTRARIYVYLRQHPHSTSEEIAEGTGLYPSTVRESLAELHDEEKVERRKRESEGAGNNPYEYTAIAPSELVSGIVGQVQDELNTVFNLDDHLGNGEEAAETAEPVSIEVEDEDDESSGESEDADSDFEDSDFEE, from the coding sequence ATGTCCGGGGAGAACGCAGACGACGAACGAGACGACGTGAACGTCGAGGACGACACCGTCGAGGAGACCGAAATCGACGACGTGGACGAGGACGTGAGCGTAGAAGAGGAGATATCGGTGGACGACGAGGGGGTCACCGAGGAGGTCGCCGTCGAGGAGTCCGGCGACGAGAAGCTGACCGTCGAACAGGACCTCCCGGTCGAAGAGGGCCGCGAGCGACTCTCCAAGGGGCGCGAGCGACTCGAAGAGGAGGCCGACAAGGCGGTCGACCAGTTCGACCAGGGCATCGTCGACCTGCTGTCGTGGGTGCTCGACACCGACACCCGCGCCCGCATCTACGTCTACCTCCGCCAGCACCCCCACAGCACGAGCGAGGAGATCGCGGAGGGGACCGGTCTCTACCCCAGCACGGTCCGGGAGTCGCTCGCGGAACTCCACGACGAGGAGAAGGTCGAGCGCCGCAAGCGCGAGAGCGAGGGCGCGGGCAACAACCCCTACGAGTACACCGCCATCGCACCGAGCGAACTCGTCTCGGGCATCGTCGGGCAGGTACAGGACGAGCTCAACACGGTGTTCAACCTCGACGACCACCTCGGAAACGGCGAGGAGGCCGCCGAGACCGCCGAACCCGTCAGCATCGAGGTCGAGGACGAAGACGACGAGTCCAGCGGGGAGTCCGAGGACGCGGATTCGGACTTCGAGGACTCCGACTTCGAGGAGTGA
- a CDS encoding DUF7344 domain-containing protein, with translation MSERDGRRSLTTDEAIDLLAHDERRRALAALRAQGGSAALDHLAGATVARAQDCSPDDVAAAARERAAAALHHQHLPRLVDAEVVEYDREENRAELTAVAGDLDPFLSMLSGNG, from the coding sequence ATGTCCGAACGCGACGGCCGACGCTCGCTGACGACCGACGAGGCCATCGACCTGCTCGCCCACGACGAGCGTCGGCGCGCGCTGGCGGCGCTCCGGGCGCAGGGCGGGTCGGCCGCGCTCGACCACCTCGCGGGGGCGACCGTGGCGCGTGCCCAGGACTGCTCTCCCGACGACGTGGCGGCCGCCGCGCGCGAGCGCGCGGCGGCCGCGCTCCACCACCAGCACCTGCCGCGGCTGGTCGACGCGGAGGTGGTCGAGTACGACCGCGAGGAGAACCGGGCCGAACTGACCGCGGTCGCCGGGGACCTCGACCCGTTTCTGTCGATGCTGAGCGGGAACGGCTGA
- a CDS encoding ATP-binding protein has translation MSRWPRRISLVGGLFVVFAAGQTTLTIASGGAILGASVDFVLTAFPGVLLLYLGSWLPNSGLDPELYPRVLMWCLGGIVVMYGFITLRVLHPNVSVEFTPGTRSIAIALGSVGGIAIGLSEARAITHGRALSERNEQLKQRERELERQNERLDEFTSIVAHDFRNPLSVARGRLELAREECESEHLSLVADSHERMETLIDDILLMARQDESVTEVELVDIAGIATESWQTAETGDADLRVETDRAIRADESMLKQLLENLFRNAVEHGGDDVTVTVGALNDPDGFYLEDDGPGIPEGMREDVFDYGFSSSDDGTGFGLAIVERMCDAHGWNVEPTEGESGGARFEVTGVELGQETDDRATVAPSAE, from the coding sequence ATGAGTCGTTGGCCTCGTCGCATCTCGCTGGTAGGCGGACTGTTCGTCGTGTTCGCGGCCGGACAGACGACGCTCACCATCGCGAGCGGCGGTGCCATCCTCGGCGCGTCGGTCGATTTCGTCCTGACCGCGTTCCCCGGAGTGTTGCTACTGTATCTCGGTTCATGGTTGCCGAACTCGGGACTCGACCCCGAACTGTACCCGCGCGTGCTGATGTGGTGTCTCGGCGGCATCGTCGTGATGTACGGGTTCATCACGCTTCGGGTCCTCCATCCGAACGTCAGCGTCGAGTTCACGCCCGGAACGCGGTCGATAGCCATCGCACTCGGTTCCGTCGGCGGTATCGCGATTGGTCTCAGCGAAGCGCGCGCCATCACGCACGGACGGGCGCTCAGCGAGCGCAACGAGCAACTCAAGCAACGCGAGCGCGAACTCGAGCGACAGAACGAGCGGCTCGACGAGTTCACCAGCATCGTGGCACACGACTTCCGGAATCCCCTCAGCGTGGCCCGCGGCCGACTCGAACTCGCCCGCGAGGAGTGCGAGAGCGAACACCTGTCGCTCGTGGCCGACTCCCACGAGCGAATGGAGACGCTGATAGACGACATCCTGCTGATGGCGCGCCAAGACGAGTCGGTGACGGAGGTCGAATTGGTCGATATAGCGGGGATAGCGACCGAGAGCTGGCAAACGGCCGAGACCGGGGACGCCGACCTCCGGGTGGAGACCGACCGGGCGATTCGGGCCGACGAGAGTATGCTCAAGCAGCTACTCGAGAACCTCTTCCGGAACGCCGTGGAACACGGTGGGGACGACGTGACCGTCACCGTCGGCGCGCTAAACGACCCCGACGGGTTCTACCTCGAAGACGACGGGCCGGGTATTCCGGAAGGGATGCGCGAGGACGTGTTCGACTACGGCTTCTCGTCGTCCGACGACGGAACCGGGTTCGGACTCGCCATCGTCGAACGGATGTGCGACGCTCACGGGTGGAACGTGGAACCGACCGAGGGCGAGTCGGGCGGGGCGCGCTTCGAGGTTACGGGGGTCGAACTCGGTCAGGAGACCGACGACCGCGCTACGGTCGCTCCCAGCGCGGAGTGA
- the purD gene encoding phosphoribosylamine--glycine ligase: MPETVLLVGGGGREHAIARALAGSDAALYACAGNRNPGIAALAEGFETLETTNPTAVVEYAEEVGATLAVVGPEGPLAAGVADALDDAGIYAFGPNAEEARIETDKAFQRRFMRERGIPGCPDFETFDDLDAACEYIDDYDGDLAVKPAGLTGGKGVRVIGDQVTKAEAKEYLRNSDYDRVVLEERLVGEEFTVQALVANGDLRVAPAVQDHKRAYEGDEGPNTGGMGSYSDSGLALPFMTDGDYREAVEVLEATVEALDGYKGVLYGQFMLTADGVKVVEFNARFGDPEAMNTLPVLNTDFLDVLVAAREGDSLPELSFSSKATVCKYAVPEGYPEDPKAGARVEISPENAGDALLFYASVDQREDGIYTTTSRAFAVVGVADTIAAAEEIAEDALAVAGEEGLDVRHDIGKADLVQKRIDHMDELRGE; encoded by the coding sequence ATGCCAGAGACAGTCCTGCTGGTCGGCGGCGGCGGCCGCGAACACGCCATCGCCCGCGCGCTCGCGGGCAGCGACGCGGCCCTCTACGCCTGCGCTGGCAACCGCAACCCCGGTATCGCGGCCCTCGCCGAGGGCTTCGAGACGCTGGAGACCACCAACCCCACGGCGGTCGTGGAGTACGCCGAGGAGGTCGGCGCGACCCTCGCGGTCGTCGGCCCCGAGGGGCCGCTGGCCGCGGGCGTCGCCGACGCGCTCGACGACGCCGGAATCTACGCGTTCGGTCCGAACGCCGAGGAGGCGCGCATCGAGACCGACAAGGCGTTCCAGCGCCGGTTCATGCGCGAACGCGGGATTCCGGGCTGTCCCGACTTCGAGACGTTCGACGACCTCGACGCCGCCTGCGAGTACATCGACGACTACGACGGCGACCTCGCGGTCAAACCGGCGGGCCTCACCGGCGGCAAGGGCGTCCGGGTCATCGGCGACCAGGTGACGAAAGCGGAGGCCAAGGAGTACCTCCGCAACTCGGACTACGACCGCGTGGTGCTCGAAGAGCGCCTCGTCGGCGAGGAGTTCACCGTACAGGCGCTCGTGGCGAACGGCGACCTCAGGGTCGCGCCCGCGGTTCAGGACCACAAGCGCGCCTACGAGGGCGACGAGGGGCCGAACACCGGCGGTATGGGGAGCTACAGCGACTCGGGACTCGCCCTACCGTTCATGACCGACGGGGACTACCGCGAGGCCGTCGAGGTGCTCGAAGCCACCGTCGAGGCGCTCGACGGCTACAAGGGCGTCCTCTACGGTCAGTTCATGCTGACAGCCGACGGCGTGAAGGTCGTGGAGTTCAACGCCCGCTTCGGCGACCCCGAGGCGATGAACACCCTGCCCGTGCTGAACACCGACTTCCTCGACGTGCTCGTCGCGGCGCGCGAGGGCGACTCGCTCCCGGAACTGTCGTTCTCCTCGAAGGCGACCGTCTGCAAGTACGCGGTCCCCGAGGGGTACCCCGAGGACCCGAAGGCGGGCGCGAGGGTCGAGATATCCCCCGAGAACGCGGGCGACGCACTGCTCTTCTACGCCAGCGTCGACCAGCGCGAGGACGGCATCTACACCACCACCTCCCGAGCGTTCGCCGTGGTGGGAGTCGCCGACACCATCGCCGCCGCCGAGGAAATCGCCGAGGACGCCCTCGCGGTCGCGGGCGAGGAGGGCCTCGACGTTCGCCACGACATCGGCAAGGCCGACCTCGTCCAGAAGCGCATCGACCACATGGACGAACTCCGCGGGGAGTGA
- a CDS encoding mechanosensitive ion channel domain-containing protein: MVPLQVDWTVLLHDEFQYVLALLILLVGGIAGYVIGRLNRRLLQAAGVPEAVERTPFERTAQSLGTDTVSLVARLSSWFIYGVVVLIALNVAELLNAQLFWQGIVRFVPDLFIAILVFIVGFVVADKAELVVGEQLRSVKLPEVGIIPRVVKYTIVFLAGLVAFGQVGVDTGALLILLTAYVFAVVLFAAVAFWDLLRSSAAGVYLLLNQPYGIGDEVRVGDDRGIVQEVDVFVTRIESDGEEYIVPNSRVFEEGVVRIRE; this comes from the coding sequence ATGGTACCGCTGCAGGTCGACTGGACCGTCCTGCTCCACGACGAGTTCCAGTACGTCCTCGCGCTACTCATCCTGCTCGTGGGCGGAATCGCAGGCTACGTCATCGGCCGACTCAACCGTCGACTCCTCCAGGCCGCGGGCGTCCCCGAGGCGGTCGAGCGGACCCCCTTCGAGCGGACCGCCCAGAGCCTCGGCACCGACACCGTCTCGCTGGTCGCGCGCCTGAGTTCGTGGTTCATCTACGGCGTGGTCGTTCTCATCGCGCTCAACGTCGCCGAACTCCTGAACGCCCAGCTGTTCTGGCAGGGCATCGTCCGGTTCGTCCCCGACCTGTTCATCGCGATACTCGTGTTCATCGTGGGATTCGTCGTCGCCGACAAGGCCGAACTGGTGGTCGGCGAGCAGTTGCGCTCGGTCAAACTCCCCGAGGTCGGCATCATCCCGCGGGTCGTCAAGTACACCATCGTCTTCCTCGCGGGACTGGTCGCGTTCGGGCAGGTCGGCGTCGACACCGGCGCGCTCCTGATACTCCTGACGGCGTACGTGTTCGCGGTCGTGCTGTTCGCCGCGGTGGCGTTCTGGGACCTCCTGCGCTCTTCGGCGGCGGGGGTCTACCTCCTGCTCAATCAGCCCTACGGCATCGGCGACGAGGTCCGGGTCGGCGACGACCGGGGCATCGTCCAGGAGGTCGACGTGTTCGTCACCCGCATCGAGAGCGACGGCGAGGAGTACATCGTCCCCAACAGCCGGGTGTTCGAGGAGGGCGTCGTCCGGATTCGGGAGTGA